The sequence GCCGTGGCGCTCCAGATGGTCCTTGTTCACCGTGTACAGCATGCGTCCTTCCACCTGCGGGAGCATGTCGTCGCCGAGCAGCTCGCGGAGTGACGGCGCCAGGCGCTCGTGGGAGAGGACGCTTCGGGGCAGGTTCTTGGTGAGGCTCTTCCAGGCTCCAGACTTGCCGAGCGGCGCGTACTCGACCTTCCATTGGGGGTAGCGCTGGAAGAACTCCTCGTAGCCTGTCTCCGGGTCCTCCGGCCGGGTGACGAGTCCCCAGAGCAATGCATAGGGGCCCACGCGAGGAAGTTGCCAATCCTTCTCCAGCGTCGCGAGGAAGCCCCGGACGGGATGGTCCTTGCGAAGGCCAACGGCCCACGAGGGGAGGTCCTGCTGTGCCTGCTGACACTCGAGCCAAGTGTGGAACACGTGGCGGTAGTCGCTCAGAGACGGAAGCTCGTCGCGGTGCCACAAGTCGAGCGGAAGGGGCGGGCGGCCCAGTTCGTCACGGAGCGTCCGGTAGGCTTCCTCGCAGCGCTCTCGCCGGGACAGCGTATGGAGGCTCTTCTTCAGCATCTCCTCGGTGCGCCGCTGGAGGACCACCTCGCAGTCGCGAGGCAGCTTCAAGTGGAAGCCGCCGATGGGCGTGCGGGCCCCGGTGCCCTGGGGCGAATGCAGCGCCTTCACCGTCTCCCAGCCACTCCGATGGTGGCCCACGAAGTCGAGGACCGTCAGCACCTCCGTCCCCGGGTACAAGCGCAGTCCGCGCCCGAGCTGCTGGAGGAACAGCGAGGCCGAGTCCGTGGGGCGCAGGAAGAGAATCGAGTTGATGGCCGGAATGTCGACGCCCTCGTTCAGGACATCCGCGGCGAACAGCCATTCGAGCGGGTCATTCACATCCGCAAGCCGGCGATACAGCTCCTCGCGCACTTCGACGGGCTGCTCTCCCGAGACGACCGCGGCGTGTTGCTTCCTTCGATTGAAGGCCTCGGCCATGAACGCGGCGTGCCGGATGCTGGCGCAGAAGCCGACGGTTGCGCGCTTCGGTCCGTCGAAGCCGCGCAACAGCGCCTGCTCCAGCACCAGCTCGGCGCGAGCGTCGATGGAGAGCTCCCGCTCCAGCGCTTCGATGGAGAACCGCCCGTTGCGCCAGGGAATCCGCGCGAAGTCCACCGTCTCGTCGGCGATGCCGAAATAGTGGAAGGGCAGCAGCCAGCCGCGCTCGATGGCCTCGGGGAGCCGCATCTCGTAGGCGATGTTCCAGTCGCACCATTCGAGCACGTCGTGCCCGTCCTGGCGCTCGGGCGTCGCCGTCATGCCGAGCAGGAAGGCGTCCTTTAGGAGCGCGCGCAGCGGCTGATAGCTGGGGGCCTCCGCATGATGGAACTCGTCGATGATGACGTAGTCCCACTTGCGTCCGAGCAGCACGGTATTCGCTCGGAGGCTCTGCACCGTGGCGAAGATTACGTCCGCGTTCAGCTCCAGGTACCCGCCGCCCACCACGCCGAGGCGATGTCCACGCAGCACCTGGGCGAAGGACCTGCGTGCATG comes from Pyxidicoccus parkwaysis and encodes:
- a CDS encoding DUF3427 domain-containing protein, translated to MPATSHHSILNLPGEQRMLDAVRAGLGWAEEVRFAVAFTRFSGLQLLVDPLGELLARGGRVKLLTSTYQHLTQPEALEVLLGMDGLECRVQDGRTAFHAKFWWFNAKQGGECWAGSSNLTKGGLASNLEWNLRALEPESIELTRRQFDGLWDRWDVRPLSQELVHGYRARRHRERRPEAAPPVLWAAEPMGPAPDPSPAQREALQKLAELRARGERRAAVIAATGLGKTYLAAFDVAASRARRVLYVSHRLEHLTHARRSFAQVLRGHRLGVVGGGYLELNADVIFATVQSLRANTVLLGRKWDYVIIDEFHHAEAPSYQPLRALLKDAFLLGMTATPERQDGHDVLEWCDWNIAYEMRLPEAIERGWLLPFHYFGIADETVDFARIPWRNGRFSIEALERELSIDARAELVLEQALLRGFDGPKRATVGFCASIRHAAFMAEAFNRRKQHAAVVSGEQPVEVREELYRRLADVNDPLEWLFAADVLNEGVDIPAINSILFLRPTDSASLFLQQLGRGLRLYPGTEVLTVLDFVGHHRSGWETVKALHSPQGTGARTPIGGFHLKLPRDCEVVLQRRTEEMLKKSLHTLSRRERCEEAYRTLRDELGRPPLPLDLWHRDELPSLSDYRHVFHTWLECQQAQQDLPSWAVGLRKDHPVRGFLATLEKDWQLPRVGPYALLWGLVTRPEDPETGYEEFFQRYPQWKVEYAPLGKSGAWKSLTKNLPRSVLSHERLAPSLRELLGDDMLPQVEGRMLYTVNKDHLERHGGVLRAPSDLALHVPYSRPEIVRHFGTQYDPTRHNLGILWFGQHGVIITKLDTSGAKKTHRYRNHFESPLRFSWTSQNKMTRTNSAGLKLLEHHQPGQALHLFVQRRSHEPALYMGEVRVAQAQGDAPMTVKFDLERPAPPDVQVELADVTP